A genomic window from Tenebrio molitor chromosome X, icTenMoli1.1, whole genome shotgun sequence includes:
- the RhoGAPp190 gene encoding rho GTPase-activating protein 190 isoform X4, whose translation MMARKADTVRTINVAVVGLSGMEKDKGHAGVGKSCLCNRFMRSHADDYNVDHISVLSQTDFSGRVVNNDHFLYWGEVIKTSEEGIDYQFSVIEQTEFIDDASFQPFKGGKMEPYIKRCAATKITSAEKLMYICKNQLGIEKEYEQKVLPDGKLNIDGFICVFDVSIVPSRSLEKQVEIVAAILNNLVKTKKPIVFVTTKNDDANELFVREADKLLQRKEYKGAIPLVETSAHDNVNVDLAFMLLAQIIDRSKVRSKVISYAEAARARKELMDVASEAFMRLIRLHVTDCRALWSHTVKKLNSHKEWIYFVQLFGLDGTQRLFRRHIKKLKDEQLAKRIAHYMEMLPDVLHELVPDINTLTDSDWPSIQQYLKTHPDFSQYFYECPEDMPWTECELESDNEETRIPFDVLEISDAETVFKNHINVLQQEQKRLEMPKRWKKQFKQLLEDTGYVTPGKHLSEVRVLFMGRECFEALSEHDCQQIYDAHQRELIENAKHNFQELLLEHADLFYHFKSIAPTGTITQDDIKEITDVLQDDFRYKMLDRLDQDRKVMLFQHLGFIHCPIREHCPAFPNCMDALIERILATKVHRPSSWNHSNQWLISSDNNQLHLLILGADNLAENLAAKIRAQCEDDEYEIDCQFYSLDYRIINGDVSLPHNSFRTADFVPHGSFCVYSNAESFEYIRESLEKTLLSNLEQEDKLPFQGLPIVLMFLQDSYIEEKDVIKLREEGQSLADSLQCPFMDVCLDQITEEQLVSDALHQLVQSIHHRAGFLNIYQSVIECVEPDIRIIMCTFCGDSYSIENVLAPLLSHQCCFLSAERSIILETFLGDSKRKVEVIVSSFHGANAFRDELVHGFILVYSTKRKASLATLNAFSMNIPNLPIQILAVTDSGGANAFFNNDLSHLLITEGNATADRLHAHFMTSSSSSQQKTAFFTPFFKEVWEKKPEIEQAFHMEEPSGLDDSGEGTLEHPRSQRHGHPLPPPRHESYQLKLNDGSGSENYELNGPDERLSSSDHSDKYSHIYMYGNENGDITSKKRLLHQGFQVYPPPTTPPEPAPPDHSLISRIPKRGPMLSASQTSLDEITSDISGSRESLATHDSDGEGDQPVSISGSAWNNYGQHAFTTGRRHVTVSESRPKGISQTLKQPGKLNLKNYSVVTEAIARMNVSGKDIRNTNFGNAPLATPEVVDLGCEYAQVKDMVHNMYPPDAEYMYTLVQDAVSGKSKLRQRREKGQPYSEWSSLERRQRASEVYSKVNRKSGTHKRQRKKRTAIPVQPPRVPQLGGFTLPSVHSTPHVELDADKTNVGSESNSDSSEGSDAEQARTGTTDSRNRFSQKRSFSLKKRVPVSELHNTHNLNIQLHSPDLFSIKPNSYGIHDDESSLDVSSPRDNNSPMFGVLPKMKESDREKLLRKREKQKAKDDSKLEKQRRLKEEKLRKVADKEKERDKKKQQKIKQKAVSLTTAPSKLSDFIQNENNYIPIFLEKCVKFIESEGLESEGIYRVPGNRAHVDLLFQKFDEDSNVDIHELDIPVNAVATALKDFVSKRLPPLFEEEVMSELEEIAVPGTRIKPMATTTGNVEVKTDRSCRLLALRSMLEKLPKVNFQVLKFVFQHFVKVAENSKLNNMDSKNLAICWWPTLLPIEFSDMGRFEQMRPYLEDIVQTMINQYPFLFCGKEAFVMV comes from the exons ATGATGGCACGAAAAGCTGATACAGTGCGTACAATTAACGTGGCCGTCGTCGGTCTGTCTGGCATGGAAAAAGACAAGGGGCATGCTGGAGTAGGAAAATCGTGTTTGTGCAATCGGTTCATGAGGTCCCACGCCGATGATTACAACGTCGACCACATTTCTGTTTTGAGTCAG ACCGATTTCAGCGGCCGTGTCGTCAATAAcgatcattttttatattgggGGGAAGTGATCAAAACATCAGAGGAAGGGATCGACTACCAATTCAGCGTCATTGAACAAACAGAATTTATAGACGACGCGTCTTTTCAGCCGTTCAAAG GCGGGAAGATGGAGCCTTATATCAAGAGGTGTGCAGCGACCAAGATAACGTCGGCCGAGAAACTGATGTACATTTGCAAAAATCAGCTAGGTATAGAGAAAGAATACGAACAAAAGGTTTTACCTGACGGGAAGCTAAATATCGACGGTTTTATCTGTGTTTTCGATGTCAGTATTGTGCCAAGCAGATCTTTAGAAAAACAAGTAGAAATAGTCGCGgcaatattaaataatttagttaAAACAAAGAAACCGATAGTATTTGTCACCACTAAAAACGACGACGCAAACGAGCTGTTCGTGAGGGAAGCCGACAAGCTGCTCCAGAGGAAAGAATACAAAGGTGCTATACCGTTAGTTGAAACTTCGGCGCACGACAACGTCAACGTAGATTTAGCGTTTATGTTATTGGCACAAATAATTGATAGAAGTAAAGTTAGATCTAAGGTAATATCGTACGCCGAGGCCGCGCGGGCCAGAAAGGAATTGATGGACGTGGCTAGTGAGGCTTTCATGAGGCTGATCCGGCTGCACGTGACCGACTGTCGGGCGCTGTGGTCGCACAccgttaaaaaattgaattcgcACAAAGAGtggatttattttgttcagtTGTTTGGTTTAGACGGAACTCAGAGATTATTCAGGCGGCACATCAAGAAACTCAAAGACGAGCAGCTCGCCAAGCGAATTGCACACTACATGGAGATGTTGCCGGATGTGTTACACGAACTAGTCCCTGACATCAATACTTTAACTgatag CGACTGGCCATCTATCCAGCAGTACCTGAAAACGCACCCAGATTTCTCTCAGTATTTTTACGAATGCCCGGAAGACATGCCATGGACCGAGTGCGAGCTGGAGTCTGATAACGAGGAAACACGAATTCCGTTCGACGTCCTGGAAATAAGCGACGCCGAAACTGTTTTCAAAAACCACATTAACGTTTTGCAGCAGGAGCAGAAGCGATTAGA GATGCCAAAGAG GTGGAAGAAACAGTTCAAGCAATTACTCGAAGATACCGGATATGTGACTCCTGGCAAACATTTGTCGGAAGTTAGGGTGTTATTTATGGGACGAGAGTGTTTCGAGGCCTTGTCTGAGCACGACTGCCAGCAGATTTATGACGCGCATCAAAGAGAACTCATAGAAAACGCCAAGCACAATTTTCAG GAACTCCTTTTGGAGCACGCCGACTTATTCTACCACTTCAAAAGTATCGCACCAACCGGAACAATAACCCAAGATGATATTAAAGAGATTACTGATGTACTGCAGGATGATTTTAG ATATAAGATGTTGGATCGTTTGGATCAAGATCGAAAAGTTATGCTATTTCAACACTTAGGTTTCATTCACTGTCCCATTAGAGAGCATTgtccagcatttccaaattGTATGGACGCCCTTATAGAGAGAATTTTAGCAACAAAAGTTCACAG ACCCTCTTCTTGGAACCACAGTAACCAGTGGTTAATAAGTTCAGACAATAATCAGCTTCATCTACTCATTCTTGGGGCGGATAACTTGGCTGAGAATTTGGCAGCTAAAATTAGA GCCCAGTGTGAGGACGATGAGTACGAAATAGACTGTCAGTTTTACAGTTTGGATTATAGAATTATAAACGGGGATGTCAGTTTGCCTCATAACTCGTTCAGAACCGCAGATTTTGTACCGCACGGAAGTTTTTGTGTGTATTCTAACGCCGAATCGTTCGAATATATACGGGAAAGTTTAGAAAAGACATTGTTATCTAATTTAGAACAAGAAGACAAACTGCCATTCCAAGGCTTACCAattgttttaatgtttttacaAGACTCATATATTGAAGAAAAAGATGTGATAAAATTAAGAGAAGAAGGCCAAAGTTTAGCTGATAG TTTACAGTGTCCTTTCATGGATGTTTGTCTCGACCAAATTACTGAAGAACAATTAGTTTCTGACGCGTTACACCAACTTGTGCAGAGCATCCATCACAGGGccggttttttaaatatttatcaatCCGTTATTGAATGTGTCGAACCCGATATTAG aattatcATGTGTACTTTCTGTGGCGATTCATATTCAATAGAAAACGTTTTAGCGCCACTTTTATCACACCAATGCTGCTTTTTATCGGCAGAAAGAAGTATTATCTTAGAGACATTTTTGGGCGATTCTAAAAGAAAAGTAGAAGTAATAGTTTCATCATTCCATGGAGCGAACGCATTCCGCGATGAACTCGTTCACGGTTTCATATTAGTCTATTCCACAAAAAGAAAGGCTTCTTTGGCCACACTAAA TGCATTCTCGATGAACATTCCTAATCTACCAATACAAATTTTGGCAGTGACTGATTCCGGCGGAGCAAATGCGTTTTTCAACAATGATTTGAGTCATTTGTTGATTACCGAGGGAAACGCCACAGCTGATAGACTCCATGCGCAtttcatgacgtcatcatcgtcAAGTCAACAGAAAA CTGCATTTTTTAcaccattttttaaagaagTCTGGGAAAAGAAACCGGAAATAGAACAAGCCTTCCATATGGAGGAGCCGTCGGGTTTGGACGACAGCGGTGAAGGAACTCTTGAACACCCTAGATCTCAACGCCACGGACATCCACTGCCTCCTCCTAGGCACGAGAGCTatcaattaaaactaaatgATGG GAGTGGCAGCGAAAACTATGAATTAAATGGGCCTGACGAAAGGCTCAGTTCGAGTGATCATAGTGATAAATATTCTCACATTTATATGTACGGAAACGAAAACGGTGATATAACATCGAAGAAACGCTTGTTACATCAAG GCTTCCAGGTTTATCCACCTCCGACTACCCCTCCAGAACCAGCTCCGCCCGATCATTCGTTAATTTCGAGAATTCCCAAACGGGGTCCAATGTTGTCCGCGTCACAGACGAGTTTAGACGAAATTACAT CTGACATTAGTGGATCAAGAGAGTCACTAGCAACTCATGATTCAG ATGGGGAAGGTGATCAACCGGTCTCGATTTCTGGCAGCGCATGGAATAATTACGGTCAACACGCATTCACTACGGGACGAAGACATGTTACGGTGTCTGAATCAAGACCAAAAGGAATCTCACAAACGTTAAAA CAACCAGGAAAGCTGAACTTGAAAAATTATTCTGTTGTGACGGAAGCTATAGCGAGGATGAACGTAAGTGGCAAAGATATTCGCAATACTAATTTTGGAAATGCTCCATTAGCCACACCAGAGGTAGTTGATTTAGGATGTGAATATGCGCAGGTTAAAGATATGGTTCACAACATGTACCCACCAGATGCTGAATACATGTACACTCTGGTACAGGACGCTGTCAGCGGAAAATCTAAGTTGAGACAACGCCGGGAGAAAGGTCAACCAT ATAGTGAATGGAGTAGTCTTGAACGAAGACAGCGAGCGAGCGAAGTCTATTCCAAAGTCAATAGAAAATCCGGCACCCACAAAAGACAGCGCAAAAAGCGCACAGCCATTCCAGTACAGCCGCCTCGAGTCCCCCAACTTGGCGGTTTTACCCTACCATCAGTGCATTCAACTCCTCATGTAGAATTAGATGCTGACAAAACCAATG TTGGAAGTGAATCAAATTCCGATTCATCCGAAGGAAGTGATGCCGAACAAGCGAGAACGGGGACAACTGATAGCCGCAATAGATTTTCCCAAAAGCGATCTTTTAGCTTAAAGAAACGCGTGCCTGTGTCGGAATTGCATAACACTcacaatttaaatattcagTTACATTCTCCAGATTTATTTTCTATAAAGCCCAATTCTTATGGTATACACGATGACGAATCTAGTTTGGACGTCTCATCGCCTAGAGACAATAATTCACCAATG TTTGGAGTTTTACCTAAAATGAAGGAATCCGATCGAGAGAAACTTCTCAGAAAAAGGGAGAAGCAGAAAGCCAAAGACGATTCAAAACTAGAAAAGCAACGCAGACTGAAAGAAGAGAAATTGAGAAAAGTCGCCgataaagaaaaagaaagggacaaaaagaaacaacagaaaattaaacagaaaGCTGTGTCGCTGACCACAGCGCCATCCAAATTGTCTGATTTCATCCAA aatgaaaataattacataccaattttcttggaaaaatgtgtcaaatttatcGAGAGTGAGGGGTTAGAATCTGAAGGTATATATAGAGTGCCAGGTAACAGAGCACACGTTGATCTGTTATTCCAGAAATTTGATGAAG ATTCGAATGTTGACATACACGAACTGGATATACCGGTAAATGCGGTGGCCACTGCTTTAAAAGATTTTGTGTCAAAAAGATTGCCACctttgtttgaagaagaagtGATGTCGGAATTAGAGGAAATTGCAG TTCCAGGGACAAGAATTAAGCCAATGGCGACGACAACGGGAAATGTTGAGGTTAAAACGGATAGAAGTTGTCGATTGCTTGCGTTGCGTAGTATGCTGGAGAAGTTACCTAAAGTTAATTTCCAAGTGTTAAAGTTTGTGTTTCAACATTTCGTCAA GGTGGCGGAGAATTCCAAGTTGAATAATATGGACAGTAAAAATCTGGCAATATGTTGGTGGCCAACGTTATTACCCATAGAATTCAGCGATATGGGAAGGTTTGAACAGATGAGGCCATACTTGGAAGATATTGTACAAACAATGATAAATCAATACCCATTCCTGTTTTGTGGCAAAGAGGCTTTTGTAATGGTTTAG
- the RhoGAPp190 gene encoding rho GTPase-activating protein 190 isoform X1, which yields MMARKADTVRTINVAVVGLSGMEKDKGHAGVGKSCLCNRFMRSHADDYNVDHISVLSQTDFSGRVVNNDHFLYWGEVIKTSEEGIDYQFSVIEQTEFIDDASFQPFKGGKMEPYIKRCAATKITSAEKLMYICKNQLGIEKEYEQKVLPDGKLNIDGFICVFDVSIVPSRSLEKQVEIVAAILNNLVKTKKPIVFVTTKNDDANELFVREADKLLQRKEYKGAIPLVETSAHDNVNVDLAFMLLAQIIDRSKVRSKVISYAEAARARKELMDVASEAFMRLIRLHVTDCRALWSHTVKKLNSHKEWIYFVQLFGLDGTQRLFRRHIKKLKDEQLAKRIAHYMEMLPDVLHELVPDINTLTDSDWPSIQQYLKTHPDFSQYFYECPEDMPWTECELESDNEETRIPFDVLEISDAETVFKNHINVLQQEQKRLEMPKRWKKQFKQLLEDTGYVTPGKHLSEVRVLFMGRECFEALSEHDCQQIYDAHQRELIENAKHNFQELLLEHADLFYHFKSIAPTGTITQDDIKEITDVLQDDFRYKMLDRLDQDRKVMLFQHLGFIHCPIREHCPAFPNCMDALIERILATKVHRPSSWNHSNQWLISSDNNQLHLLILGADNLAENLAAKIRAQCEDDEYEIDCQFYSLDYRIINGDVSLPHNSFRTADFVPHGSFCVYSNAESFEYIRESLEKTLLSNLEQEDKLPFQGLPIVLMFLQDSYIEEKDVIKLREEGQSLADSLQCPFMDVCLDQITEEQLVSDALHQLVQSIHHRAGFLNIYQSVIECVEPDIRIIMCTFCGDSYSIENVLAPLLSHQCCFLSAERSIILETFLGDSKRKVEVIVSSFHGANAFRDELVHGFILVYSTKRKASLATLNAFSMNIPNLPIQILAVTDSGGANAFFNNDLSHLLITEGNATADRLHAHFMTSSSSSQQKTAFFTPFFKEVWEKKPEIEQAFHMEEPSGLDDSGEGTLEHPRSQRHGHPLPPPRHESYQLKLNDGSGSENYELNGPDERLSSSDHSDKYSHIYMYGNENGDITSKKRLLHQGFQVYPPPTTPPEPAPPDHSLISRIPKRGPMLSASQTSLDEITSDISGSRESLATHDSDGEGDQPVSISGSAWNNYGQHAFTTGRRHVTVSESRPKGISQTLKQPGKLNLKNYSVVTEAIARMNVSGKDIRNTNFGNAPLATPEVVDLGCEYAQVKDMVHNMYPPDAEYMYTLVQDAVSGKSKLRQRREKGQPSYSDTDSEWSSLERRQRASEVYSKVNRKSGTHKRQRKKRTAIPVQPPRVPQLGGFTLPSVHSTPHVELDADKTNVGSESNSDSSEGSDAEQARTGTTDSRNRFSQKRSFSLKKRVPVSELHNTHNLNIQLHSPDLFSIKPNSYGIHDDESSLDVSSPRDNNSPMFGVLPKMKESDREKLLRKREKQKAKDDSKLEKQRRLKEEKLRKVADKEKERDKKKQQKIKQKAVSLTTAPSKLSDFIQNENNYIPIFLEKCVKFIESEGLESEGIYRVPGNRAHVDLLFQKFDEDSNVDIHELDIPVNAVATALKDFVSKRLPPLFEEEVMSELEEIAVPGTRIKPMATTTGNVEVKTDRSCRLLALRSMLEKLPKVNFQVLKFVFQHFVKVAENSKLNNMDSKNLAICWWPTLLPIEFSDMGRFEQMRPYLEDIVQTMINQYPFLFCGKEAFVMV from the exons ATGATGGCACGAAAAGCTGATACAGTGCGTACAATTAACGTGGCCGTCGTCGGTCTGTCTGGCATGGAAAAAGACAAGGGGCATGCTGGAGTAGGAAAATCGTGTTTGTGCAATCGGTTCATGAGGTCCCACGCCGATGATTACAACGTCGACCACATTTCTGTTTTGAGTCAG ACCGATTTCAGCGGCCGTGTCGTCAATAAcgatcattttttatattgggGGGAAGTGATCAAAACATCAGAGGAAGGGATCGACTACCAATTCAGCGTCATTGAACAAACAGAATTTATAGACGACGCGTCTTTTCAGCCGTTCAAAG GCGGGAAGATGGAGCCTTATATCAAGAGGTGTGCAGCGACCAAGATAACGTCGGCCGAGAAACTGATGTACATTTGCAAAAATCAGCTAGGTATAGAGAAAGAATACGAACAAAAGGTTTTACCTGACGGGAAGCTAAATATCGACGGTTTTATCTGTGTTTTCGATGTCAGTATTGTGCCAAGCAGATCTTTAGAAAAACAAGTAGAAATAGTCGCGgcaatattaaataatttagttaAAACAAAGAAACCGATAGTATTTGTCACCACTAAAAACGACGACGCAAACGAGCTGTTCGTGAGGGAAGCCGACAAGCTGCTCCAGAGGAAAGAATACAAAGGTGCTATACCGTTAGTTGAAACTTCGGCGCACGACAACGTCAACGTAGATTTAGCGTTTATGTTATTGGCACAAATAATTGATAGAAGTAAAGTTAGATCTAAGGTAATATCGTACGCCGAGGCCGCGCGGGCCAGAAAGGAATTGATGGACGTGGCTAGTGAGGCTTTCATGAGGCTGATCCGGCTGCACGTGACCGACTGTCGGGCGCTGTGGTCGCACAccgttaaaaaattgaattcgcACAAAGAGtggatttattttgttcagtTGTTTGGTTTAGACGGAACTCAGAGATTATTCAGGCGGCACATCAAGAAACTCAAAGACGAGCAGCTCGCCAAGCGAATTGCACACTACATGGAGATGTTGCCGGATGTGTTACACGAACTAGTCCCTGACATCAATACTTTAACTgatag CGACTGGCCATCTATCCAGCAGTACCTGAAAACGCACCCAGATTTCTCTCAGTATTTTTACGAATGCCCGGAAGACATGCCATGGACCGAGTGCGAGCTGGAGTCTGATAACGAGGAAACACGAATTCCGTTCGACGTCCTGGAAATAAGCGACGCCGAAACTGTTTTCAAAAACCACATTAACGTTTTGCAGCAGGAGCAGAAGCGATTAGA GATGCCAAAGAG GTGGAAGAAACAGTTCAAGCAATTACTCGAAGATACCGGATATGTGACTCCTGGCAAACATTTGTCGGAAGTTAGGGTGTTATTTATGGGACGAGAGTGTTTCGAGGCCTTGTCTGAGCACGACTGCCAGCAGATTTATGACGCGCATCAAAGAGAACTCATAGAAAACGCCAAGCACAATTTTCAG GAACTCCTTTTGGAGCACGCCGACTTATTCTACCACTTCAAAAGTATCGCACCAACCGGAACAATAACCCAAGATGATATTAAAGAGATTACTGATGTACTGCAGGATGATTTTAG ATATAAGATGTTGGATCGTTTGGATCAAGATCGAAAAGTTATGCTATTTCAACACTTAGGTTTCATTCACTGTCCCATTAGAGAGCATTgtccagcatttccaaattGTATGGACGCCCTTATAGAGAGAATTTTAGCAACAAAAGTTCACAG ACCCTCTTCTTGGAACCACAGTAACCAGTGGTTAATAAGTTCAGACAATAATCAGCTTCATCTACTCATTCTTGGGGCGGATAACTTGGCTGAGAATTTGGCAGCTAAAATTAGA GCCCAGTGTGAGGACGATGAGTACGAAATAGACTGTCAGTTTTACAGTTTGGATTATAGAATTATAAACGGGGATGTCAGTTTGCCTCATAACTCGTTCAGAACCGCAGATTTTGTACCGCACGGAAGTTTTTGTGTGTATTCTAACGCCGAATCGTTCGAATATATACGGGAAAGTTTAGAAAAGACATTGTTATCTAATTTAGAACAAGAAGACAAACTGCCATTCCAAGGCTTACCAattgttttaatgtttttacaAGACTCATATATTGAAGAAAAAGATGTGATAAAATTAAGAGAAGAAGGCCAAAGTTTAGCTGATAG TTTACAGTGTCCTTTCATGGATGTTTGTCTCGACCAAATTACTGAAGAACAATTAGTTTCTGACGCGTTACACCAACTTGTGCAGAGCATCCATCACAGGGccggttttttaaatatttatcaatCCGTTATTGAATGTGTCGAACCCGATATTAG aattatcATGTGTACTTTCTGTGGCGATTCATATTCAATAGAAAACGTTTTAGCGCCACTTTTATCACACCAATGCTGCTTTTTATCGGCAGAAAGAAGTATTATCTTAGAGACATTTTTGGGCGATTCTAAAAGAAAAGTAGAAGTAATAGTTTCATCATTCCATGGAGCGAACGCATTCCGCGATGAACTCGTTCACGGTTTCATATTAGTCTATTCCACAAAAAGAAAGGCTTCTTTGGCCACACTAAA TGCATTCTCGATGAACATTCCTAATCTACCAATACAAATTTTGGCAGTGACTGATTCCGGCGGAGCAAATGCGTTTTTCAACAATGATTTGAGTCATTTGTTGATTACCGAGGGAAACGCCACAGCTGATAGACTCCATGCGCAtttcatgacgtcatcatcgtcAAGTCAACAGAAAA CTGCATTTTTTAcaccattttttaaagaagTCTGGGAAAAGAAACCGGAAATAGAACAAGCCTTCCATATGGAGGAGCCGTCGGGTTTGGACGACAGCGGTGAAGGAACTCTTGAACACCCTAGATCTCAACGCCACGGACATCCACTGCCTCCTCCTAGGCACGAGAGCTatcaattaaaactaaatgATGG GAGTGGCAGCGAAAACTATGAATTAAATGGGCCTGACGAAAGGCTCAGTTCGAGTGATCATAGTGATAAATATTCTCACATTTATATGTACGGAAACGAAAACGGTGATATAACATCGAAGAAACGCTTGTTACATCAAG GCTTCCAGGTTTATCCACCTCCGACTACCCCTCCAGAACCAGCTCCGCCCGATCATTCGTTAATTTCGAGAATTCCCAAACGGGGTCCAATGTTGTCCGCGTCACAGACGAGTTTAGACGAAATTACAT CTGACATTAGTGGATCAAGAGAGTCACTAGCAACTCATGATTCAG ATGGGGAAGGTGATCAACCGGTCTCGATTTCTGGCAGCGCATGGAATAATTACGGTCAACACGCATTCACTACGGGACGAAGACATGTTACGGTGTCTGAATCAAGACCAAAAGGAATCTCACAAACGTTAAAA CAACCAGGAAAGCTGAACTTGAAAAATTATTCTGTTGTGACGGAAGCTATAGCGAGGATGAACGTAAGTGGCAAAGATATTCGCAATACTAATTTTGGAAATGCTCCATTAGCCACACCAGAGGTAGTTGATTTAGGATGTGAATATGCGCAGGTTAAAGATATGGTTCACAACATGTACCCACCAGATGCTGAATACATGTACACTCTGGTACAGGACGCTGTCAGCGGAAAATCTAAGTTGAGACAACGCCGGGAGAAAGGTCAACCAT ctTATTCTGATACAGATAGTGAATGGAGTAGTCTTGAACGAAGACAGCGAGCGAGCGAAGTCTATTCCAAAGTCAATAGAAAATCCGGCACCCACAAAAGACAGCGCAAAAAGCGCACAGCCATTCCAGTACAGCCGCCTCGAGTCCCCCAACTTGGCGGTTTTACCCTACCATCAGTGCATTCAACTCCTCATGTAGAATTAGATGCTGACAAAACCAATG TTGGAAGTGAATCAAATTCCGATTCATCCGAAGGAAGTGATGCCGAACAAGCGAGAACGGGGACAACTGATAGCCGCAATAGATTTTCCCAAAAGCGATCTTTTAGCTTAAAGAAACGCGTGCCTGTGTCGGAATTGCATAACACTcacaatttaaatattcagTTACATTCTCCAGATTTATTTTCTATAAAGCCCAATTCTTATGGTATACACGATGACGAATCTAGTTTGGACGTCTCATCGCCTAGAGACAATAATTCACCAATG TTTGGAGTTTTACCTAAAATGAAGGAATCCGATCGAGAGAAACTTCTCAGAAAAAGGGAGAAGCAGAAAGCCAAAGACGATTCAAAACTAGAAAAGCAACGCAGACTGAAAGAAGAGAAATTGAGAAAAGTCGCCgataaagaaaaagaaagggacaaaaagaaacaacagaaaattaaacagaaaGCTGTGTCGCTGACCACAGCGCCATCCAAATTGTCTGATTTCATCCAA aatgaaaataattacataccaattttcttggaaaaatgtgtcaaatttatcGAGAGTGAGGGGTTAGAATCTGAAGGTATATATAGAGTGCCAGGTAACAGAGCACACGTTGATCTGTTATTCCAGAAATTTGATGAAG ATTCGAATGTTGACATACACGAACTGGATATACCGGTAAATGCGGTGGCCACTGCTTTAAAAGATTTTGTGTCAAAAAGATTGCCACctttgtttgaagaagaagtGATGTCGGAATTAGAGGAAATTGCAG TTCCAGGGACAAGAATTAAGCCAATGGCGACGACAACGGGAAATGTTGAGGTTAAAACGGATAGAAGTTGTCGATTGCTTGCGTTGCGTAGTATGCTGGAGAAGTTACCTAAAGTTAATTTCCAAGTGTTAAAGTTTGTGTTTCAACATTTCGTCAA GGTGGCGGAGAATTCCAAGTTGAATAATATGGACAGTAAAAATCTGGCAATATGTTGGTGGCCAACGTTATTACCCATAGAATTCAGCGATATGGGAAGGTTTGAACAGATGAGGCCATACTTGGAAGATATTGTACAAACAATGATAAATCAATACCCATTCCTGTTTTGTGGCAAAGAGGCTTTTGTAATGGTTTAG